A genomic window from Candidatus Thiocaldithrix dubininis includes:
- a CDS encoding TonB-dependent siderophore receptor yields MSCQKSPTNLRTINPSTDLPSITLASATFLVVASLSLPSYAAPKTNNAQDEDSVTQLEGVTATAKKAPAGSNPNADPEAPYKVDKSGNNKFTEPLLNVSKTINVVGKEQIKDSGATALKDLMRTQPGITLGTGENGNADGDRFIIRGFDARGDMFVDGLRDPGMTTREIFATEQVEISKGPSSTFGGRGTTGGAVNSVSKKPQANNFAKGSVTVGDTKRASLDANRVVNDKLKVRANVMVEDSDIAGRNNVFKKGHGVSLAADYQAGDKVDVLVDYYHLRNEAMPDRGHPYQAVTGQVKIDRDNFYGYKNRDFWDTGADVLTGTVDVKLSNNTSISSKTRVGETTNNYIVSHLGSALDRSTGVVLSRVNPSASSADFSNKFVGNNTQITHERHIGNVEHHVAAGVELSHEKVTNTPYTFAPSTAANAIDLYHPNNNTPAPAITGRRDTSLTEAKVASVYVMDTAKLNQNWQVFGGLRHDTFDIEKRARASNYEPDSDPKAKTNFLNGHVGVVYKPRENASIYGSISTSSNIPGEAYDSGGADYGGINASTQAAKPEKNKSFELGTKWNLANDNLALNAAIFQTDKKNKVEAVGAGSSALLYQTGAVRVKGAEVGVSGNVTPKLSLAGGAVHMNTEITNSGDPTNIGKKLANVAEKSASIQAKYQTTPKLALGGTVVHTGKIQGGSFAGDATRELPSSNRLDLMAEYKLNKKLSTQLNVKNATDKTIYEAVYRGGFSYVAPGRTTSLSLNYDF; encoded by the coding sequence GTGAGCTGTCAAAAGTCACCGACTAATTTACGTACCATTAACCCGTCAACCGACCTGCCCTCTATCACACTAGCCTCTGCTACTTTTCTGGTAGTTGCCAGTTTAAGTTTACCCAGCTACGCCGCGCCGAAAACCAATAACGCGCAAGATGAAGACAGCGTAACGCAATTAGAAGGGGTTACTGCAACTGCCAAAAAAGCCCCAGCCGGTTCTAACCCCAATGCTGACCCCGAAGCCCCCTACAAGGTGGATAAATCAGGTAATAATAAGTTTACTGAACCATTGCTCAATGTTTCTAAAACCATCAATGTGGTGGGCAAAGAACAAATCAAAGATTCTGGGGCAACCGCACTGAAAGATTTAATGCGTACTCAGCCGGGTATTACCTTAGGCACGGGTGAAAACGGTAATGCGGATGGTGACCGTTTTATTATTCGGGGCTTCGACGCACGCGGCGATATGTTTGTTGACGGATTACGTGATCCGGGTATGACAACGCGGGAAATCTTTGCCACTGAACAAGTCGAAATTAGCAAAGGCCCCAGCTCTACTTTTGGCGGACGCGGTACAACAGGCGGCGCAGTAAATAGCGTCTCTAAGAAACCACAGGCTAACAATTTTGCTAAAGGCTCTGTGACGGTAGGTGATACAAAACGCGCCAGCCTTGATGCTAACCGGGTAGTCAATGACAAATTAAAAGTTCGGGCCAATGTCATGGTAGAAGATTCTGACATTGCAGGGCGTAATAATGTCTTCAAAAAAGGACACGGGGTATCATTAGCCGCCGACTACCAAGCCGGTGATAAGGTCGACGTGTTAGTGGATTATTACCACTTACGCAATGAAGCCATGCCGGATCGGGGACATCCCTATCAAGCCGTAACCGGACAGGTCAAAATTGATCGGGATAATTTCTATGGCTACAAAAACCGAGACTTTTGGGATACTGGCGCAGATGTGTTAACAGGCACGGTAGACGTTAAGTTATCCAACAATACTTCGATCAGTTCCAAGACTCGCGTCGGTGAAACCACTAATAATTATATTGTGTCGCATCTTGGCAGTGCTTTAGATCGTAGTACGGGTGTCGTGCTGAGTCGCGTCAATCCAAGCGCGAGTTCGGCGGACTTTAGCAATAAATTTGTAGGCAATAATACGCAAATTACCCACGAACGCCATATTGGCAATGTTGAACACCATGTTGCGGCGGGGGTAGAACTCAGTCACGAAAAAGTTACCAATACCCCGTATACCTTTGCGCCTAGCACTGCCGCAAATGCCATAGACCTATATCACCCGAATAATAATACACCCGCGCCAGCGATTACCGGACGACGCGATACTTCTTTAACAGAAGCCAAGGTTGCCTCAGTTTATGTGATGGATACCGCCAAATTGAATCAAAATTGGCAAGTATTCGGCGGCTTACGGCATGACACCTTCGATATTGAGAAACGCGCCCGTGCCAGTAACTACGAACCGGATAGCGATCCCAAAGCCAAAACTAACTTCCTTAATGGGCACGTGGGCGTGGTGTATAAACCACGAGAAAACGCCAGCATTTACGGCTCTATCAGTACATCCTCTAATATTCCGGGTGAAGCCTATGATTCCGGCGGTGCAGATTACGGCGGTATTAATGCTTCAACCCAAGCCGCTAAACCAGAAAAGAACAAAAGCTTTGAACTGGGTACAAAGTGGAATCTTGCCAATGATAATTTAGCGCTTAATGCCGCTATTTTCCAAACGGATAAGAAAAATAAGGTCGAGGCAGTAGGTGCTGGTAGTAGTGCCTTACTTTATCAAACGGGCGCAGTACGGGTTAAAGGCGCAGAAGTTGGCGTATCCGGTAATGTTACGCCTAAGCTAAGCCTAGCGGGTGGTGCAGTACACATGAACACAGAGATTACCAATTCAGGAGATCCAACTAATATTGGTAAGAAGCTGGCTAATGTGGCGGAGAAAAGTGCCAGTATTCAAGCTAAGTATCAAACCACGCCTAAATTAGCGTTGGGCGGGACGGTGGTACATACCGGCAAAATTCAAGGGGGTTCATTCGCAGGCGATGCCACCCGCGAATTACCCAGCAGCAATCGCTTAGATTTAATGGCGGAATATAAGCTGAATAAAAAGCTAAGTACGCAACTTAATGTCAAAAACGCCACCGACAAAACTATCTATGAAGCGGTTTATCGCGGTGGGTTTAGTTATGTCGCACCCGGTCGTACTACCAGTTTAAGTTTAAATTACGATTTCTAA
- a CDS encoding Fe2+-dependent dioxygenase yields the protein MLICIPNVLTQEQVQFCREQLAQAEWVDGKVTTGVQSATVKANQQVEQNSPIAKQLGEMITRTLSNLPRFIAAALPSKIFPPLFNCYRDGGYFGIHTDNSIMTAPHSYLRLRTDLSATLFLCEPDTYSGGELTIETTYGAQEVKLNAGDMVLYPSTSLHQVKPVTQGERLCAFFWLQSMVRDEGERSLLYDLDQSIQTLAAVHGIGHAEVLRLSGIYHNLIRRWADI from the coding sequence ATGCTAATTTGTATACCCAATGTTCTCACTCAAGAACAAGTGCAGTTTTGCCGTGAACAATTAGCACAAGCGGAATGGGTGGATGGCAAAGTCACCACCGGCGTGCAATCTGCCACGGTCAAAGCCAATCAACAAGTCGAACAGAATTCACCGATTGCGAAACAGTTAGGTGAAATGATTACGCGCACCTTAAGCAATCTACCCCGTTTTATTGCGGCAGCCTTGCCTAGCAAAATCTTTCCACCCTTGTTCAATTGCTATCGGGACGGCGGCTATTTTGGCATTCATACCGATAACTCGATTATGACCGCACCGCATTCTTATTTACGTTTACGCACGGATTTATCCGCCACCTTGTTCCTCTGCGAACCTGATACATATAGCGGTGGCGAACTGACTATTGAAACCACCTACGGCGCGCAAGAAGTCAAACTCAACGCGGGCGATATGGTGTTATATCCATCTACCAGCTTACACCAAGTAAAACCTGTTACCCAAGGTGAACGCCTCTGCGCCTTCTTTTGGTTGCAAAGTATGGTGCGCGACGAGGGCGAACGCAGCCTGTTATACGATTTAGACCAAAGCATTCAAACCCTCGCAGCCGTTCATGGCATTGGGCATGCCGAAGTACTGCGTTTATCGGGGATTTATCACAATCTAATCCGTCGTTGGGCGGACATTTAA
- a CDS encoding Fe(3+) ABC transporter substrate-binding protein, whose product MLKTYVVAGLALLASANVLAEEVNVYSAREEQLIKPLLDAFSKDTGIKVNLVTGDDDPLLERLKREGANSPADVLITADAGRLYRATQNGSLQAIQSAKLNQAVPANLRDPENRWFGLTYRARVIFYNKDKVKPNELSTYEALADPQWQGRVCVRSSNSIYNQSLLASMIQADGAAQAENWAKGLVNNFARAPAGGDRDQIKAVAAGQCDVALANTYYYAQMLYGKDAAQKAAASKVGLFWPNQNNRGTHINISGAGVTTAAKNKENAIKLLEYMVLDDAQRWYSSTNGEFPVKPGITASPELQSWGNFKRDPVNLSVLGKNNAQAVMLMDKAGWQ is encoded by the coding sequence ATGTTAAAAACTTATGTTGTCGCCGGTTTAGCCTTATTGGCGAGTGCGAATGTTTTAGCCGAAGAAGTCAATGTGTATTCGGCGCGTGAAGAACAATTGATTAAGCCTTTATTGGATGCGTTTAGCAAAGATACAGGTATTAAAGTGAATCTCGTCACGGGTGATGATGATCCTTTGTTAGAACGTCTGAAACGTGAAGGGGCAAACTCACCCGCCGATGTATTAATTACAGCCGATGCCGGACGTTTATATCGAGCAACTCAAAACGGCAGCTTACAAGCCATCCAATCGGCTAAACTCAATCAAGCCGTGCCTGCGAATTTACGTGACCCTGAGAATCGCTGGTTTGGTTTAACCTATCGCGCCCGTGTGATCTTTTACAATAAAGACAAGGTAAAACCTAATGAATTATCCACCTATGAAGCGTTAGCCGATCCTCAATGGCAGGGGCGGGTGTGTGTGCGCTCCTCTAATAGTATTTATAACCAATCTTTATTAGCATCCATGATTCAAGCAGATGGGGCAGCCCAAGCAGAAAACTGGGCAAAAGGGCTGGTTAACAACTTTGCACGCGCCCCCGCTGGCGGTGATCGTGACCAAATTAAAGCAGTCGCCGCTGGGCAATGCGATGTCGCACTGGCGAATACCTATTACTACGCGCAAATGTTATACGGCAAAGATGCGGCACAAAAAGCGGCAGCTAGCAAAGTGGGCTTATTCTGGCCGAACCAAAACAACCGTGGCACACATATCAATATCAGCGGCGCGGGTGTCACCACCGCCGCTAAGAATAAAGAAAATGCCATTAAGTTATTGGAATACATGGTATTGGATGATGCCCAACGCTGGTATTCCAGCACGAATGGCGAATTTCCTGTGAAACCGGGGATTACAGCCAGCCCTGAATTACAAAGCTGGGGCAATTTCAAACGCGATCCCGTCAATTTAAGCGTATTGGGTAAAAATAATGCGCAAGCGGTAATGTTGATGGATAAAGCCGGTTGGCAATAA
- the bfr gene encoding bacterioferritin, whose translation MQGDPAIRQALNQALRNQLTAINQYFLHARICGNWGLGKLNHSEYKRSIKAMKQADKLIERILFLEGLPNLQDLGKLYIGEDVPELLSNDLRLAHEVVSQLRSSIAACEQAQDYVSRDLVEDLLEEEEEQIDWLESQQWLIDNIGLANYLQTMMTE comes from the coding sequence ATGCAGGGCGATCCCGCGATCCGACAGGCATTAAATCAAGCCTTACGCAATCAATTAACCGCTATTAATCAATATTTTCTACACGCACGTATTTGTGGCAATTGGGGTTTAGGCAAGCTTAACCACAGTGAGTACAAACGCTCAATCAAAGCGATGAAGCAAGCGGATAAATTAATCGAACGCATTTTATTTTTAGAAGGCTTACCGAATTTACAAGATTTGGGCAAATTATACATTGGTGAAGACGTACCTGAGTTGTTAAGCAATGATTTACGTTTAGCTCATGAAGTGGTTAGCCAATTGCGCAGTAGCATCGCCGCTTGTGAACAAGCCCAAGATTATGTGTCTCGTGATTTAGTCGAGGATTTATTAGAGGAAGAAGAAGAGCAAATCGACTGGTTAGAAAGCCAGCAATGGCTGATTGACAATATCGGTTTAGCCAATTATTTACAAACCATGATGACAGAATAA
- the bfr gene encoding bacterioferritin, which yields MQGSPKVIAELQKLLAGELAARDQYFSHSRMCEDWGLSKLAAHYDHERQEEGQHANAIIQRILFLGGVPDLNQQDQLNVGHDVVSMLKNDLALEYHVSKALKAAMQLCEQEQDYITREMLRTQLSDTEEDHAYWLEKQLRLIDLIGLQNYLQSQI from the coding sequence ATGCAAGGCAGCCCAAAGGTAATTGCAGAACTACAAAAACTATTAGCTGGTGAATTAGCCGCCCGCGATCAATACTTTAGCCACTCGCGGATGTGTGAAGATTGGGGTTTAAGCAAACTGGCAGCACATTATGACCACGAACGCCAAGAAGAAGGGCAACATGCCAATGCCATTATCCAACGCATCTTATTCTTAGGCGGTGTGCCCGATCTAAATCAACAAGATCAACTGAATGTAGGGCATGATGTGGTAAGTATGCTGAAAAACGATCTAGCCTTGGAATACCATGTGTCTAAAGCGTTAAAAGCCGCTATGCAGCTTTGTGAACAAGAACAAGATTATATCACGCGTGAAATGTTACGCACTCAATTATCTGATACTGAAGAAGATCATGCGTATTGGTTGGAAAAACAATTACGTTTAATTGATTTGATTGGTTTACAAAATTACTTGCAATCGCAAATCTAA
- a CDS encoding SdrD B-like domain-containing protein, producing MHKIKLLRGCTYLLLLQQGLAYADISGKVFTDFNLNGVLDSTGSIQNFAKNMSINTALDQGLSGVSVQASCVTSSGSTNFSAVTDAQGVFTIATPNTVEGSQNCLLKLSSLPEGYSVGSQSTSDANVLTQFVSPNASNVQFAVKQTLSYCQNNPDLATSRFAHGQQTPNPPYAGNNDVPNIFAFPYNSGAKGQPQTQPAGWNEPQLDNQDPAIQNLALAQQVGSIFGLGWHGASKSLFAAAYMKAWTGFGPSGTGAIYRVDMTDASNPTTSLYADLNAIFPATPPITGADPYLTGIFSPANPGYVQIADGSDSTKTKGAYITSGDTERDNQMGQIGNAVSKTAFGDLDVSSDGKSIFVINLANQQLYILPLKNTSLSPADASFIKSYPIPVASNCKINDGMFPPGAFGLGEYQGDIYVGTRCDTGWAQPQFSVFRFSTKTQQFDTAPNLSYLSTKDVYSIFKMQLTDITFDFMGNMTLAYRAFSADNGETNDHYGVVRRACLQDAITHTWSMENNGNCGSITTAGKDSAQGPNGGDYFFQEWPADQGAGYHQASFGGLAQIPGFLESAYTVVDPFQVYTAGVAWLDMGLGDLATAGQRNRAYSLYFGRGSTVDNRPINGKNGALGDLEVLCDAPPVEIGNRVWQDTNSNGVQDAGEAPIAGVKVELFAEKIDLDTATPLATAITDAQGYYLFSNDMRGYPATGNSAPNDISGANGGFDTADIQGGRASSNSQKFGLSALQTNTNYQVVIRQAEGASQQAPLKSLVLTSAKQGTDTERDSDASLLTNQAISQVTTSSDSNNHSVDFGFKALIPIDLELSKSVSQPNVVLGETFSYTLTLTNNSATTATAIQVKDALPNGLSLVKATPVLGTFNNGLWEIPSLGANASTTLTLDVTVQQ from the coding sequence ATGCATAAAATAAAATTATTACGGGGCTGCACCTACCTACTGCTGCTCCAACAAGGGCTGGCTTATGCCGATATTTCGGGAAAAGTGTTTACTGACTTCAACTTAAATGGGGTATTAGACAGCACAGGCAGTATCCAAAACTTTGCAAAAAACATGTCTATCAACACAGCGCTCGACCAAGGCTTAAGCGGGGTAAGTGTGCAAGCAAGCTGTGTGACAAGCAGCGGTTCAACTAATTTTAGTGCTGTCACGGATGCGCAAGGCGTATTTACCATTGCGACGCCCAATACAGTGGAAGGTAGTCAGAACTGCTTACTCAAGTTGAGCAGCTTACCCGAGGGCTACAGTGTCGGCTCACAAAGTACCAGCGATGCGAATGTACTCACGCAATTTGTTAGCCCCAATGCTAGTAATGTGCAATTTGCGGTCAAACAAACCTTAAGCTACTGCCAAAATAATCCTGACCTAGCGACCAGCCGTTTTGCACATGGGCAACAAACACCAAATCCACCTTATGCAGGCAATAATGATGTGCCGAATATTTTTGCGTTTCCCTATAACAGTGGAGCGAAGGGGCAACCACAAACACAACCCGCAGGCTGGAACGAACCACAGTTGGATAATCAAGATCCCGCTATTCAGAACTTAGCCCTAGCGCAGCAAGTCGGTAGTATATTTGGACTAGGCTGGCATGGCGCATCTAAAAGCTTATTCGCAGCAGCTTATATGAAAGCTTGGACAGGTTTTGGTCCATCGGGTACAGGGGCGATCTACCGTGTTGATATGACGGATGCGAGCAACCCCACTACCAGTCTGTATGCGGATTTAAATGCTATTTTCCCTGCTACTCCACCTATCACAGGCGCAGACCCTTATCTAACAGGCATTTTTTCACCTGCTAATCCGGGTTATGTGCAAATTGCTGATGGCAGTGATAGCACAAAAACAAAAGGTGCTTATATCACGTCGGGTGATACTGAGCGTGATAATCAGATGGGACAAATTGGTAATGCTGTAAGTAAAACAGCCTTTGGCGATTTAGATGTATCCAGTGATGGTAAATCTATTTTTGTCATTAATCTTGCCAACCAACAGCTATACATTTTGCCCCTTAAAAATACCAGTTTAAGCCCAGCAGATGCATCTTTTATTAAGAGTTACCCTATTCCTGTGGCTTCCAATTGTAAAATAAATGATGGTATGTTCCCTCCCGGCGCATTTGGGTTAGGTGAATATCAGGGGGATATTTATGTGGGTACGCGCTGTGATACAGGCTGGGCACAACCGCAATTTTCAGTATTTCGCTTTTCTACCAAAACTCAGCAATTTGATACAGCACCCAATCTAAGCTATTTATCTACAAAAGATGTGTATTCCATCTTTAAAATGCAACTTACAGATATAACTTTTGATTTTATGGGTAATATGACATTAGCCTACCGTGCTTTTAGCGCTGATAACGGTGAAACTAATGACCACTATGGTGTTGTGCGCCGTGCTTGTTTGCAAGATGCGATCACGCATACTTGGAGCATGGAAAATAATGGTAATTGTGGCTCTATCACAACCGCAGGCAAAGACAGCGCTCAAGGACCGAATGGAGGCGACTATTTCTTCCAAGAATGGCCAGCAGACCAAGGAGCGGGTTATCACCAAGCCAGTTTTGGGGGGCTTGCCCAGATTCCGGGGTTTTTAGAGTCTGCTTACACAGTTGTAGACCCATTTCAGGTCTATACAGCCGGTGTAGCGTGGTTGGATATGGGGCTAGGCGATTTGGCAACTGCCGGACAACGTAACCGCGCTTACTCCCTATATTTCGGGCGGGGTTCTACAGTAGATAATCGCCCAATCAATGGCAAAAATGGCGCATTAGGCGATTTAGAAGTGCTGTGCGATGCGCCCCCTGTGGAAATTGGCAACCGCGTCTGGCAAGACACGAATAGCAATGGCGTACAAGATGCAGGTGAAGCACCGATTGCAGGCGTAAAAGTCGAATTATTCGCCGAAAAGATCGACCTCGATACGGCTACCCCGTTAGCCACCGCCATTACGGATGCACAAGGTTATTACTTATTCTCTAATGATATGCGTGGCTATCCAGCAACCGGCAATAGTGCGCCTAATGATATCAGTGGGGCCAACGGTGGCTTTGATACAGCGGATATTCAAGGCGGACGAGCTAGCAGTAATAGTCAAAAATTTGGTTTAAGTGCGTTACAAACAAACACAAATTACCAAGTAGTGATTCGTCAGGCAGAAGGTGCAAGCCAACAAGCGCCCTTAAAATCGTTAGTATTAACTTCAGCAAAACAAGGTACAGATACCGAACGCGATTCCGATGCCAGCTTATTAACGAATCAGGCAATTAGCCAAGTTACAACCAGTAGCGATAGTAATAATCATAGCGTGGATTTTGGTTTCAAAGCCCTCATCCCTATTGATTTGGAACTAAGCAAAAGCGTCAGTCAACCCAACGTCGTATTAGGCGAAACCTTTAGCTATACCCTAACGCTGACCAATAACTCCGCCACGACGGCTACCGCAATTCAGGTTAAAGATGCCTTGCCCAATGGTTTAAGCCTAGTTAAAGCCACGCCAGTATTGGGTACGTTTAACAATGGTTTGTGGGAAATCCCCAGTTTAGGCGCGAATGCCTCTACTACCTTGACATTGGATGTTACGGTTCAGCAATAA
- a CDS encoding M50 family metallopeptidase produces the protein MARLLNQLINLSKWPIALLMLLMLLPSLEQFKKVILYMFQHDNQYRPITYGALAYLLASWFILSKSRMGAWFSTLEHELTHALFAVLSLNRVTGLNVTSHAGGNMSYQGYPNWLITISPYFVPTLSLLILGLIWLAKTSYSPLLLGLLGASIVYHLQSTWRETHHQQTDLKQVGWTFCWLFLPGANVIMWLFILLALPNDGLSLSLLEKSWNTAMQHLQTLVSAWV, from the coding sequence ATGGCTCGCTTACTGAATCAATTAATCAATCTAAGCAAATGGCCAATAGCTTTACTAATGTTGCTGATGCTATTACCCAGCCTTGAGCAATTTAAGAAAGTTATTTTATATATGTTTCAACATGATAACCAATATCGCCCTATCACTTACGGCGCATTGGCTTATCTCCTTGCATCGTGGTTTATACTCAGCAAAAGTCGCATGGGCGCATGGTTTAGCACTTTAGAGCACGAACTGACTCATGCCTTATTCGCTGTGCTCAGTTTGAATCGCGTAACGGGTTTAAATGTCACCAGTCACGCAGGCGGTAACATGTCATATCAAGGTTATCCCAACTGGTTGATTACCATTTCCCCGTATTTCGTGCCCACACTTAGCCTACTCATTTTAGGCTTAATCTGGTTAGCCAAAACCAGCTATAGCCCTTTGCTACTTGGCTTATTAGGCGCGAGTATTGTTTACCACTTACAAAGCACATGGCGCGAAACTCACCATCAACAAACCGATCTCAAACAAGTGGGCTGGACATTCTGCTGGCTATTTTTACCCGGCGCTAATGTCATTATGTGGCTGTTTATTTTATTAGCGCTACCCAATGATGGCCTGAGTTTGAGTTTATTAGAAAAAAGCTGGAACACAGCTATGCAGCATTTACAAACGCTAGTAAGCGCATGGGTATAG
- a CDS encoding DUF1924 domain-containing protein, translating to MQHFIKILVFSSLLIVTAAQAADTPQSLLNTYNQQAKTENAQFKGFDAQRGQLFFNNKHANDWSCSTCHTSNPAQMGKHARTSKTIEPLSPNANASRFTDSAKVEKWFKRNCKDVLDRECNALEKGDVLTYLLSVK from the coding sequence ATGCAGCATTTTATTAAAATATTAGTGTTCAGTAGTTTACTTATTGTTACCGCAGCGCAAGCAGCAGACACCCCTCAAAGCTTGTTAAACACCTATAACCAACAAGCAAAGACCGAAAACGCGCAGTTCAAAGGCTTTGATGCCCAGCGCGGTCAATTATTTTTCAATAATAAGCACGCAAACGATTGGAGTTGTTCGACTTGCCATACCAGCAATCCAGCGCAAATGGGTAAACATGCACGTACTAGCAAAACCATTGAGCCGTTATCGCCCAATGCAAATGCCAGCCGTTTCACTGATAGCGCTAAGGTTGAGAAATGGTTTAAACGCAATTGCAAAGATGTGTTAGATCGGGAATGCAATGCCTTAGAAAAAGGCGATGTGTTGACCTATTTATTGAGCGTTAAATAA
- a CDS encoding diheme cytochrome c, whose amino-acid sequence MHNKRNLIAQAVLTLGLIIGLGAVYQAMADDDDHGYKSSENRGYKGEGREREEEGEEHEGAEGMRLTATNATWKAECSACHIAYPPGLLPASSWKSLMGSLDKHFDTDASLDAKQTAEILDFLEKNAASESSKTASTTPNLRITETAWFKHEHDEVPAITWKKLKSPSNCLACHTKADQGNFDEHAVQLPK is encoded by the coding sequence ATGCACAATAAACGTAATCTTATCGCGCAAGCGGTCTTAACCCTTGGGCTAATCATTGGCTTAGGCGCGGTTTATCAAGCAATGGCAGATGATGATGATCACGGCTATAAAAGTAGCGAAAACCGTGGCTATAAAGGTGAAGGCAGAGAACGCGAAGAGGAAGGCGAAGAACACGAAGGTGCAGAAGGCATGCGCCTAACCGCTACCAATGCAACGTGGAAAGCCGAATGTAGCGCCTGCCATATTGCGTATCCCCCCGGTTTATTACCAGCATCTTCGTGGAAAAGCTTAATGGGTTCATTGGATAAACACTTTGATACCGATGCCAGCTTAGATGCAAAACAAACGGCTGAAATTTTAGATTTTCTAGAGAAAAATGCCGCATCCGAATCAAGCAAAACGGCAAGCACTACACCGAATTTACGTATTACGGAAACCGCGTGGTTTAAGCATGAACATGACGAAGTGCCAGCCATTACGTGGAAAAAACTGAAAAGCCCGTCGAATTGTTTGGCTTGTCATACTAAAGCCGATCAAGGCAATTTTGATGAACATGCGGTGCAATTACCGAAATAG
- a CDS encoding cytochrome b/b6 domain-containing protein: protein MSQRSLVWDVPTRVFHWSLALSFAGAYLTSETERYRDVHVGLGYVFLGLILFRIIWGFTGSYYARFGNFSFKPSEVSAYVKSLLAKQPTHYVGHNPAGSVAIYLLLALGLMIGVSGILLYWEVGGEEAFEELHEIAANGMLAVVLVHIAGVFASSFLHQENLVRAMLTGYKQTETPIPAVRPYGVLGLMLLAAVVGFLIFYLR, encoded by the coding sequence ATGTCACAACGTAGTTTAGTGTGGGATGTGCCGACTCGCGTATTCCATTGGTCGCTGGCATTAAGTTTTGCCGGTGCATATCTAACCTCTGAAACCGAGCGTTATCGCGATGTTCATGTGGGCTTAGGCTATGTATTTTTAGGCTTAATTCTATTCCGCATTATCTGGGGGTTTACAGGCTCTTATTATGCTCGTTTTGGCAATTTTAGCTTTAAGCCAAGTGAAGTGAGCGCTTACGTTAAATCCTTATTGGCAAAACAGCCCACGCATTATGTCGGGCATAATCCAGCAGGCTCAGTTGCCATTTATTTGCTATTAGCCTTAGGTTTAATGATTGGCGTCAGTGGGATTTTGTTGTATTGGGAAGTAGGCGGCGAAGAAGCTTTTGAAGAGTTACACGAAATTGCAGCCAATGGCATGTTAGCCGTGGTACTAGTACATATTGCAGGCGTGTTTGCGAGTTCCTTTCTACACCAAGAAAACTTAGTTCGCGCCATGCTCACAGGTTATAAACAAACCGAAACCCCGATACCCGCAGTACGCCCTTATGGGGTATTGGGTTTGATGTTATTGGCGGCAGTTGTTGGTTTTCTAATCTTTTATTTGAGATAA
- a CDS encoding response regulator, with the protein MRILVVEDDRLLGDALSVGLTQVGYAVDWVTDGLQAQHALATTPYNALVLDLGLPKLSGLDVLSQLRSQHSTLPVLILTARDTVDDRIQGLDLGADDYMVKPFDMGELSARLRALIRRASGHSSPQLSVAEVSLDPAAHVVTYQGQLVELSSREFTVLHALMLNVGRVLSRAQLEDKLYAWGNEVESNAVEVHIHHLRRKLYPSLIETVRGVGYWIPRPKEA; encoded by the coding sequence ATGCGCATATTAGTGGTGGAAGATGATCGTTTATTGGGCGATGCCCTCAGTGTCGGTTTAACCCAAGTGGGTTATGCGGTGGATTGGGTAACTGATGGGCTGCAAGCACAACACGCATTAGCCACCACGCCTTATAACGCGCTGGTATTGGATTTAGGTTTACCCAAATTATCCGGGCTTGACGTGTTAAGCCAATTGCGCAGCCAACATTCTACTCTACCCGTGTTGATTCTAACTGCGCGGGATACGGTGGATGATCGCATTCAAGGCTTAGATTTAGGCGCAGATGATTACATGGTCAAACCGTTTGATATGGGTGAACTCAGTGCGCGCTTGCGTGCCTTAATTCGCCGCGCCAGTGGGCATTCTTCCCCTCAGTTAAGCGTGGCTGAAGTCAGTTTAGACCCTGCGGCACATGTCGTGACATATCAAGGGCAATTAGTGGAATTATCTTCGCGTGAATTTACCGTCTTACACGCATTGATGCTGAATGTGGGGCGCGTACTGTCACGGGCGCAATTGGAAGACAAACTCTATGCCTGGGGTAATGAAGTGGAAAGTAATGCGGTGGAAGTGCATATCCACCATTTACGCCGCAAGCTTTACCCCAGCCTAATTGAAACGGTGCGCGGTGTGGGTTATTGGATTCCACGCCCTAAAGAGGCTTAA